One segment of Gordonia terrae DNA contains the following:
- the prcA gene encoding proteasome subunit alpha — protein sequence MTFPYYASAEQIMRDRSELARKGIARGRSVVILTFADGVLFVAENPSNTLRKTSEIYDRIGFAAVGKYNEFESLRKAGIQIADMRGYSYDRADVSGLSLANTYANALGSVFTEQAKPFEVELCVAEVARPGKPKRSQLYRISYDGSITDETRFLVMGGATEPIAAALKESYEPDMELGRAIGVAVTALTAPADSGNGAPAERRVLAAGDLEVAVLDHNRPRRAFRRLTTSAVEGLLPTVAGAQASDTQDSDTQDSDTQSGSDEAPGEKPSPEQ from the coding sequence ATGACATTCCCGTATTACGCCAGCGCCGAGCAGATCATGCGCGATCGCTCCGAGCTCGCCCGCAAGGGCATCGCCCGGGGGCGGAGCGTCGTGATCCTGACCTTCGCCGACGGCGTCCTGTTCGTCGCCGAGAACCCGTCGAACACACTTCGCAAGACCAGCGAGATCTACGACCGGATCGGTTTCGCGGCGGTGGGCAAGTACAACGAGTTCGAGAGCCTGCGCAAGGCCGGCATCCAGATCGCGGACATGCGTGGCTACAGCTACGACCGGGCCGACGTGTCCGGGCTGTCACTGGCCAACACCTACGCCAACGCGCTGGGCAGCGTCTTCACCGAGCAGGCCAAGCCGTTCGAGGTGGAACTCTGCGTCGCCGAGGTCGCCCGCCCGGGCAAACCGAAGCGTTCGCAGCTGTACCGGATCTCCTACGACGGGTCGATCACGGACGAGACCCGCTTCCTCGTGATGGGCGGTGCGACCGAACCGATCGCGGCGGCCCTCAAGGAGAGCTACGAACCCGACATGGAACTCGGCCGCGCCATCGGCGTCGCGGTGACCGCACTGACGGCCCCGGCCGACAGCGGCAACGGGGCCCCGGCCGAACGGCGGGTGCTGGCCGCGGGCGACCTCGAGGTCGCCGTCCTCGACCACAACCGTCCGCGGCGCGCGTTCCGGCGCCTGACGACGTCTGCGGTCGAGGGCCTGCTCCCGACGGTCGCCGGGGCCCAGGCCTCGGATACCCAGGACTCGGATACCCAGGACTCGGATACACAGTCCGGTTCCGACGAAGCCCCTGGTGAGAAGCCGTCTCCCGAACAGTGA
- a CDS encoding ubiquitin-like protein Pup: MAQEQTKRGGGGDDEGVGPDSGAGQERREKLAEDTDDLLDEIDDVLEENAEDFVRAYVQKGGQ; this comes from the coding sequence ATGGCGCAGGAACAGACCAAGCGTGGTGGCGGCGGCGACGACGAGGGCGTGGGCCCCGATTCCGGCGCCGGGCAAGAGCGTCGCGAGAAGCTGGCCGAGGACACCGACGACCTGCTCGACGAGATCGACGACGTGCTGGAGGAGAACGCCGAGGACTTCGTGCGCGCCTACGTCCAGAAGGGCGGCCAGTGA
- the dop gene encoding depupylase/deamidase Dop has translation MQRIIGTEVEYGISAPGDPTANPIMTSTQAVLAYAAAAGVPRAKRTRWDYEVESPLRDARGFDLGRGSGPAPIIDADEIGAANMILTNGARLYVDHAHPEYSAPEVTDPMDAVIWDKAGERVMEAAARHVASVPGAPKLQLYKNNIDGKGASYGTHENYLMARETPFTAVIAGLTTFFASRQVITGSGRVGIGQSGDEAGYQLSQRSDYIEVEVGLETTLKRGIINTRDEPHADPERYRRLHVIIGDANLAETSTYLKVGTTALVLDLIEAGVDFSDIELARPVQAVHTISHDPSLTATVALTNGRELTGLALQREYLERCQKFHEQEHSDDERAAHVLQTWADVLDRLERDPMECADILDWPAKLRILEGFRQRENLSWSAPRLQLIDLQYSDVRLDKGLYNRLVARGSMKRLVDENDVLAAISEPPRDTRAYFRGECLRRFGADVAAASWDSVIFDLGGDSLVRIPTLEPLRGTAAHVGKLLDSVDSAAELVDQLTT, from the coding sequence ATGCAGCGAATCATCGGGACCGAGGTCGAGTACGGAATCTCCGCGCCCGGCGACCCGACCGCGAACCCGATCATGACGTCCACCCAGGCCGTTCTCGCCTACGCGGCGGCGGCAGGAGTGCCGCGCGCGAAGCGCACACGCTGGGATTACGAGGTGGAGTCGCCGCTGCGCGATGCCCGTGGCTTCGACCTCGGCCGCGGCTCCGGGCCGGCCCCGATCATCGACGCCGACGAGATCGGCGCGGCCAACATGATCCTCACCAACGGCGCTCGGCTCTACGTCGACCACGCCCATCCCGAGTACTCCGCGCCTGAGGTCACGGACCCGATGGATGCGGTCATCTGGGACAAGGCAGGCGAGCGCGTGATGGAGGCCGCGGCCCGTCACGTCGCGAGCGTCCCCGGCGCCCCGAAGCTGCAGTTGTACAAGAACAACATCGACGGCAAGGGCGCGTCCTACGGCACCCACGAGAACTACCTCATGGCGCGGGAGACACCGTTCACCGCAGTCATCGCGGGGCTGACCACCTTCTTCGCGTCGCGCCAGGTGATCACCGGCTCGGGACGCGTGGGCATCGGCCAGTCCGGCGACGAGGCCGGCTACCAGCTGTCGCAGCGGTCGGACTACATCGAGGTCGAGGTCGGCCTCGAGACCACCCTCAAGCGCGGCATCATCAACACCCGGGACGAACCGCACGCCGACCCCGAGCGTTACCGGCGGCTGCACGTCATCATCGGCGACGCCAACCTCGCCGAGACCTCGACCTACCTCAAGGTCGGGACGACCGCGCTCGTCCTCGATCTCATCGAGGCCGGCGTCGACTTCTCCGACATCGAACTCGCGCGTCCGGTGCAGGCCGTGCACACGATCAGTCACGACCCGTCGCTCACGGCCACCGTCGCCCTGACCAACGGTCGCGAACTGACCGGACTGGCCCTGCAGCGGGAGTACCTGGAGCGCTGCCAGAAGTTCCACGAGCAGGAGCACTCCGACGACGAGCGCGCCGCCCACGTCCTGCAGACCTGGGCGGACGTACTGGACCGCCTGGAGCGCGATCCGATGGAGTGCGCCGACATCCTCGACTGGCCCGCGAAGCTGCGCATCCTCGAGGGCTTCCGCCAGCGCGAGAACCTGTCGTGGTCGGCGCCCCGTCTGCAGCTCATCGACCTGCAGTACTCCGACGTCCGGCTCGACAAGGGGCTGTACAACCGGCTCGTCGCGCGCGGGTCGATGAAGCGACTGGTCGACGAGAACGACGTACTCGCCGCGATCAGCGAACCGCCCCGCGACACGCGGGCCTATTTCCGTGGCGAGTGCCTGCGCCGGTTCGGCGCCGACGTCGCGGCCGCGAGCTGGGATTCGGTCATCTTCGACCTCGGCGGGGACTCGCTGGTCCGCATCCCGACCCTCGAGCCGCTGCGCGGCACCGCCGCACACGTCGGCAAGCTCCTCGACTCGGTGGACTCGGCCGCCGAACTGGTGGATCAACTCACCACCTGA
- the prcB gene encoding proteasome subunit beta, whose protein sequence is MSDRFGSLPPLSSSRSGSSFGADISSFTEFLRIHAPDQLPQAQVDRVGSFAGGTDGAGDIPHGTTIVAVSYPGGVILAGDRRATMGNLIATRDVKKVYITDEYSAAGIAGTAGIAIEMVRLFTVELEHYEKIEGVPLTLDGKVSRLASMVRGNLGAALQGLAAIPLLVGYDIDHDDPTERGRIFSFDVAGDRHEEFGGYTAIGSGSVFAKSSLKKLYRPDLTAGEALAIAVESLYDAADDDSATGGPDLVRKIFPMAAIVGADGAREVDATDIEAAARAVIERRGAEHEGGAR, encoded by the coding sequence GTGAGCGACAGGTTCGGTTCACTGCCCCCGCTGTCCTCATCCCGTTCCGGTTCCTCGTTCGGCGCCGACATCTCGTCGTTCACCGAGTTCCTTCGGATCCATGCACCCGACCAGCTGCCGCAGGCCCAGGTCGACCGCGTGGGGTCGTTCGCCGGCGGCACCGACGGGGCCGGTGACATCCCGCACGGCACCACGATCGTCGCGGTGTCGTACCCGGGTGGGGTGATCCTCGCGGGCGACCGCCGGGCGACGATGGGCAATCTCATCGCCACGCGGGACGTCAAGAAGGTCTACATCACCGACGAGTACTCGGCGGCCGGTATCGCCGGCACCGCCGGGATCGCGATCGAGATGGTGCGCCTGTTCACCGTCGAACTCGAGCACTACGAGAAGATCGAGGGCGTCCCCCTGACGCTGGACGGCAAGGTCAGCCGTCTGGCGTCGATGGTGCGGGGCAACCTCGGCGCCGCCCTGCAGGGTCTCGCAGCCATCCCGCTGCTCGTCGGCTACGACATCGATCACGACGATCCGACCGAACGCGGACGCATCTTCAGCTTCGACGTCGCGGGCGACCGGCACGAGGAGTTCGGGGGTTACACGGCCATCGGCTCGGGGTCGGTGTTCGCCAAGTCCTCGCTCAAGAAGCTGTACCGACCCGACCTGACCGCCGGCGAGGCGCTCGCGATCGCCGTCGAGTCGCTCTACGACGCCGCCGACGACGACTCGGCCACCGGCGGACCCGATCTGGTCCGCAAGATCTTCCCGATGGCCGCGATCGTCGGAGCCGACGGAGCCCGGGAGGTGGACGCGACCGACATCGAGGCGGCGGCACGCGCCGTCATCGAACGCCGTGGTGCCGAGCACGAGGGGGGTGCCCGATGA
- the glgP gene encoding alpha-glucan family phosphorylase, producing the protein MKAFRRFTVRVPLPDRIADLAPLASNLRWAWHLPTQELFATIDPALWSSTGDPLRVLADADPTRLTELASDEDFVARVADASADLRQYLDAPQWFQRYAAESPARDDAGTDRVVPPGIAYFSMEFGVSEVLPIYSGGLGILAGDHLKAASDLGLPLIGVGLLYRSGYFRQGLDHDGWQIERYPVNDPDELPLRLLGDAGSDADPVIIEVAMPGGATLSAQVWVATVGRIPLLLLDSDIAHNDDQPDGAVLRAVTDRLYGGDQEHRIAQEILLGIGGVRALREYVRLTGRAEPTVFHMNEGHAGFLGVERIRELVAGGLDFDTAEAVVRASNVFTTHTPVPAGIDRFPADLVARYLDADADGRSRLLPGLSAATVAELGDEADPGVFNMAHMGFRLGQRSNGVSQLHGEVSREMFADLWPGFDAADVPIGAVTNGVHGPTWVAPEWRDFAGGDEDSAPAVYAGLSDDTIWRTHEELRSRLVGEVRRRALASGLERGFTHAELGWTADLFDPRVLTIGFARRAATYKRLTLMLRDPERMRAILTDPDRPVQLVIAGKAHPADDGGKSLIQQVVRFTEDPELRDRIVFLPDYDISMARAIYAGCDVWLNNPVRPMEACGTSGMKSALNGGLNLSILDGWWDEMADGENGWAIPSAEGIADEHRRDDLEAQALYTLLEETVIPLFYRRDGDGVPRRWVEMMRHTLTRLGPRVLASRMVRDYTTELYCPAARSYESACADSYAGARDLAAYRRALETGWSSVLVAGVEDERRADGLHVTAHVALGDLAPESVTVQVVLGRVGDDGDILDPTFTAMTPEADRDASDRVVFTALVPPSASGHLGYTVRVLPRHPQLSSESELGFVRFPTTTG; encoded by the coding sequence GTGAAAGCATTCCGCCGGTTCACCGTTCGAGTCCCGCTGCCCGACCGGATCGCCGACCTCGCGCCGCTGGCCTCCAACCTGCGCTGGGCGTGGCATCTCCCCACCCAGGAACTGTTCGCGACGATCGACCCGGCGCTGTGGTCCTCGACCGGCGACCCGCTGCGGGTCCTCGCCGACGCCGACCCGACGCGACTGACCGAACTGGCTTCCGACGAGGACTTCGTCGCGCGGGTGGCCGACGCGTCTGCCGACCTCCGGCAGTATCTTGACGCCCCGCAGTGGTTTCAGCGGTACGCGGCGGAATCACCGGCGCGCGACGATGCGGGCACCGACCGGGTGGTGCCGCCGGGAATCGCGTACTTCTCCATGGAGTTCGGCGTCTCCGAGGTCCTGCCGATCTACTCGGGCGGCCTCGGCATCCTCGCCGGCGATCACCTCAAGGCGGCCTCCGACCTCGGGCTGCCACTGATCGGCGTCGGATTGCTGTACCGCTCCGGGTACTTCCGCCAGGGCCTCGATCACGACGGCTGGCAGATCGAGCGGTATCCGGTCAACGATCCCGACGAACTCCCGCTCAGGCTTCTCGGGGACGCGGGCAGCGACGCCGACCCGGTGATCATCGAGGTGGCGATGCCCGGTGGCGCCACGTTGTCGGCACAGGTGTGGGTCGCGACCGTGGGGCGAATCCCGTTGCTGCTCCTCGACTCCGACATCGCCCACAACGACGACCAGCCCGACGGCGCCGTCCTGCGCGCGGTGACCGACCGGCTCTACGGCGGCGACCAGGAACACCGCATCGCGCAGGAGATCCTGCTGGGCATCGGCGGTGTCCGCGCACTCCGCGAGTACGTGCGGCTCACCGGCCGAGCCGAGCCGACGGTGTTCCACATGAACGAGGGACACGCGGGCTTCCTCGGTGTCGAACGCATCCGGGAACTCGTGGCGGGCGGGCTCGACTTCGACACCGCGGAGGCGGTGGTCCGGGCGTCGAACGTGTTCACGACCCACACCCCGGTCCCGGCCGGTATCGACCGGTTCCCCGCCGACCTCGTCGCCCGATACCTCGACGCCGACGCGGACGGCCGGTCCCGCCTGCTGCCGGGACTGAGCGCGGCGACGGTCGCCGAACTCGGCGACGAGGCGGACCCCGGCGTGTTCAACATGGCACACATGGGCTTTCGGCTCGGACAGCGCAGCAACGGGGTCTCGCAGCTGCACGGCGAGGTGAGTCGCGAGATGTTCGCCGACCTCTGGCCGGGATTCGACGCCGCCGACGTCCCCATCGGGGCGGTCACCAACGGTGTGCACGGACCGACCTGGGTGGCCCCGGAGTGGCGCGACTTCGCCGGCGGGGACGAGGATTCCGCGCCCGCCGTGTACGCCGGCCTGTCCGACGACACCATCTGGCGTACACACGAGGAGTTGCGCTCGAGGCTCGTCGGCGAGGTGCGCCGCCGTGCGCTCGCGAGCGGCCTCGAACGGGGCTTCACCCACGCCGAACTGGGCTGGACCGCCGACCTGTTCGACCCGCGTGTGCTCACGATCGGCTTCGCGCGGCGCGCGGCGACCTACAAACGCCTCACCCTGATGCTCCGCGATCCCGAGCGCATGCGCGCCATCCTCACCGACCCCGATCGTCCGGTACAGCTCGTCATCGCGGGAAAGGCGCATCCCGCCGACGACGGCGGCAAGTCGCTGATCCAGCAGGTCGTGCGGTTCACCGAGGACCCGGAACTGCGCGACCGGATCGTGTTCCTCCCCGACTACGACATCTCGATGGCGCGCGCGATCTACGCGGGTTGTGATGTGTGGCTGAACAATCCGGTACGGCCGATGGAGGCCTGCGGGACGTCGGGGATGAAGTCGGCGCTCAACGGCGGACTCAACCTGTCGATCCTCGACGGCTGGTGGGACGAGATGGCCGACGGCGAGAACGGCTGGGCCATCCCGTCGGCGGAGGGCATCGCCGACGAGCACCGCCGCGACGATCTCGAGGCGCAGGCGTTGTACACGCTCTTGGAGGAGACGGTGATCCCGCTGTTCTACCGCCGCGACGGCGACGGTGTACCCCGCCGGTGGGTGGAGATGATGCGGCACACACTCACTCGACTCGGGCCGCGGGTGTTGGCGTCACGAATGGTCCGCGACTACACCACCGAGCTCTACTGCCCGGCCGCCCGGTCCTACGAGTCCGCGTGCGCCGACTCCTACGCGGGGGCACGCGACCTCGCGGCCTACCGCCGGGCATTGGAGACGGGGTGGTCCTCGGTCCTCGTCGCCGGTGTCGAGGACGAGAGGCGCGCGGATGGTCTGCACGTCACGGCTCATGTCGCACTCGGCGACCTGGCTCCCGAGTCGGTGACGGTACAGGTCGTGCTCGGCAGGGTCGGCGATGACGGCGACATCCTCGATCCGACGTTCACCGCCATGACGCCCGAAGCCGACCGCGACGCGTCGGACCGGGTGGTGTTCACCGCACTCGTGCCGCCGTCGGCGTCCGGCCATCTCGGTTACACCGTCCGGGTTCTGCCGCGTCATCCGCAGCTGTCGTCCGAGTCCGAACTCGGCTTCGTGCGGTTCCCGACGACGACCGGGTGA